In Acanthopagrus latus isolate v.2019 chromosome 17, fAcaLat1.1, whole genome shotgun sequence, the following are encoded in one genomic region:
- the nek10 gene encoding serine/threonine-protein kinase Nek10 isoform X1 codes for MSNSVRKVRQGEKLPLRSRGTQSKASHDLRRLQSLLAKSSPRQEAAVLSHSKARSSGTSRSGPHPPKDTSRHRSESDINSEVSELEKFSIMYKDQRCFSSHPLHTLFSDILTSLVKNRLCSEWIDHAPAENVLRVLICLRLLIRDPHHQKILHQLQGVNLLARYLESVTAMYISRGEQAFAVQKLVTMTYVFQKLSAGENQRVWVTESGAHRTLVKLLSTTDSSVLLGALLALNTLAESPECKEQIGELPIVENLLTILQEYDLLSKRLSAELLRLLSPVWQVREQVRELEGLPVLLSLLYGQHLKLLWSVAWVLVQLCEDPDTRTEIRSWGGVQQLLRLLNSDRQYVSDRSSIETLSSANAAGRIQRQHIREELSRQEEVDNTMALQSACCTVLTELSLDDTSSHHIVQENGVYIITKLILPKNSGPKVTSLQCYAFRTLRFLFSMERNRHLFKRLFPTDLFELFIDVGHYVRDLRAYEGLQTKVSHYTEEELDSLRESIEAVDQNRPPLKVINGYSILDHLGTGAFGSVFKVRKQSGQNLLALKEVNLHNPAFGKDKKSRDSNVEKIISELTIIKEQMTHPNVVKYYKTFLEGDRLYIVMELIEGVPLAEHFSSLKEKQQQFTEDRIWNIFIQMCLALRYLHKEKRIVHRDLSPNNIMLGEKDNVTITDFGLAKQKQENSKLTSVVGTILYSCPEVVKNEPYGEKADVWALGCILYQMAALQPPFYSSNMLSLASKIVEATYEPIEEGAFSERVTDMIRWCLSPDADQRPDIVAVSSRISDLMMRLMDGLYASQNALERRAERDRKRAQKYFLERHECKCLSDLPQEKSSLNAECLTPRSSEASSSNHSGQNISQDEASDVDVETCDTKIDTSAITGNHYGLKSSPCVTPDQMISGGDHTAAKIKPRPGSAGLCVSQKKVRLIDDPIQRLLVQLHKIIYITQLPPHHNTKRRVVERFKKSLFHCGSDPYNLKLELSKLLQASPELMESGLTSSDWFPLIHHFTGDHNAADSTGEGNLKDGVTYQQMQGIIEELLEESSYYEETHSRISEKRNDQDNK; via the exons ATGTCCAATTCAGTTAGAAAAGTGAGACAAGGAGAAAAGTTGCCCCTGAGATCCAGAGGAACCCAGAGCAA GGCATCTCATGATCTCAGGAGGCTTCAGTCCCTGCTTGCCAAAAGCAGCCCCAGACAAGAG GCGGCAGTGTTGAGTCACAGTAAAGCACGCAGCAGTGGGACCAGCAGATCAGGCCCACATCCTCCAAAAGACACCAGCAGACACAGGAGTGAGAGCGACATCAACAGTGAAGTGTCTGAACTGGAAAAATTCAG caTCATGTACAAAGACCAAAGATGTTTCAGCAGCCACCCGCTGCATACACTGTTCTCTGACATCCTCACGTCTTTGGTCAAGAACCGACTCTGCAG TGAATGGATTGACCATGCACCAGCTGAGAATGTCCTTAGAGTTCTGATCTGCCTACGATTATTGATCAGAGATCCCCACCATCAG AAAATCCTGCATCAACTCCAAGGTGTCAATTTACTAGCCAGG TATCTGGAGTCTGTCACTGCCATGTATATATCTCGTGGTGAGCAGGCGTTTGCGGTGCAGAAGCTGGTCACGATGACCT ACGTGTTTCAGAAGCTGTCTGCCGGTGAGAATCAGAGGGTCTGGGTCACCGAGAGCGGCGCTCACAGG ACTCTGGTGAAGCTCCTCTCCACCACAGATAGCAGTGTCCTGCTGGGAGCCCTGCTGGCGCTCAACACTTTGGCTGAGAG cccaGAATGCAAGGAGCAGATTGGAGAGCTGCCTATAGTGGAGAACCTGCTCACGATACTGCAGGAATACGACCTCCTGTCAAAGAG ACTGAGTGCGGAGCTGCTGAGGCTCCTGTCCCCGGTGTGGCAGGTGagggagcaggtgagggagctGGAGGGTCTCCCGGTGCTGCTCAGCCTGCTGTACGGGCAgcacctgaagctgctgtggaGCGTCGCCTGGGTCCTGGTCCAGCTCTGTGAGGACCCCGACACCAGGACGGAGATCAGGAGCTGGGGCGGGGTGCAGCAGCTTCTCCGGCTGCTCAACAG TGACAGGCAGTATGTGTCTGACCGCTCGTCCATCGAGACGCTCTCCAGCGCCAACGCAGCCGGCCGTATCCAAAGACAGCACatcagggaggagctgagccggcaggaggaggtggacaaCACGATGGCCCTGCAGTCAG CCTGCTGTACAGTGCTGACTGAACTCAGTCTAGATGACACATCTTCTCACCACATTGTGCAG GAGAATGGGGTCTATATAATCACAAAGTTGATTTTACCCAAAAACTCTGGACCAAAGGTCACATCCTTACAG TGCTATGCATTTCGGACCCTCCGGTTTCTCTTTAGCATGGAAAGAAACAGACATCTGTTTAAGAG ACTCTTTCCCACGGACCTTTTTGAGTTGTTTATTGATGTTGGACATTATGTACGGGACCTCAGGGCCTACGAGGGACTGCAAACCAAAGTTTCGCACTACACT GAAGAAGAACTTGACAGTCTAAGAGAGAGCATCGAGGCTGTGGACCAGAACCGACCTCCCCTTAAAGTCATCAACGGTTACTCAATACTGGACCATCTGGGCACCGGGGCCTTTGGAAGCGtctttaag GTGCGAAAGCAGAGTGGCCAGAACCTCCTGGCCCTGAAGGAGGTGAACCTCCACAACCCGGCATTCGGCAAAGACAAGAAGTCCAGAGACAGTAATGTGGAGAAAATCATCTCAGAGCTCACAATCATCAAAGAACAG ATGACACATCCAAACGTTGTGAAATATTACAAGACATTTTTGGAAG GAGACAGACTGTACATCGTGATGGAGCTGATCGAGGGAGTCCCGCTGGCTGAACATTTCAGCTCTCtgaaggagaagcagcagcagttcacaGAGGACAGAATCTGGAATATTTTCATACAA ATGTGTCTGGCGCTGCGGTACCTGCACAAGGAGAAGAGAATAGTCCACCGCGACCTCTCTCCTAACAACATCATGCTGGGTGAAAAGGACAACGTCACAATCA CTGACTTCGGCCTCGCTAAGCAGAAACAGGAGAACAGCAAGCTGACGTCAGTGGTCGGCACCATCCTTTACTCCTG tccAGAGGTGGTGAAGAACGAGCCGTATGGAGAGAAAGCTGATGTCTGGGCTTTGGGCTGCATCCTCTACCAGATGGCTGCTTTACAGCCTCCTTTCTATAGCAGCAACATGTTGTCGCTGGCAAGCAAG ATTGTCGAGGCCACGTACGAGCCAATTGAAGAAGGAGCTTTCTCAGAGAGAGTCACAGACATGATCAGATG GTGTTTGAGTCCAGATGCAGACCAGCGGCCCGACATTGTGGCCGTCAGCTCCAGGATCTCCGACCTCATGATGAGGCTGATGGACGGCCTCTACGcttcccagaatgcactggagagaagagcagagagggacaggaaaCGAGCACAGAAGTACTTCCTGGAAAGACACGAATGCAAATGTCTCTCAGACCTGCCTCAG gaaaaatcCTCATTAAATGCTGAATGTCTGACTCCACGCTCCTCTGAAGCCTCCAGTTCAAACCACAGCGGGCAGAATATCAGTCAAG ATGAGGCCtcagatgttgatgttgaaactTGTGATACCAAAATCGACACCTCGGCTATTACAGGAAACCACTACG GTCTAAAGTCCAGTCCCTGTGTGACACCTGACCAAATGATATCTGG TGGGGATCACACTGCTGCAAAGATTAAACCAAGACCAG GTTCAGCGGGGCTCTGTGTCTCCCAGAAGAAGGTTCGGCTGATCGATGATCCCATTCAGAGGCTCCTCGTGCAGCTGCACAAGATTATTTACATCACTCAA CTTCCACCACATCACAACACCAAACGACGGGTCGTCGAAAGATTTAAGAAGTCTCTGTTCCACTGTGGGAGCGATCCATACAACCTGAAGCTGGAGCTCAGCAAG ctcctccaggctTCTCCAGAGCTGATGGAGTCAGGTTTGACCAGTTCAGACTGGTTTCCCCTGATCCACCACTTCACAGGAGACCACAATGCCGCTGACAGTACAG GTGAAGGGAACCTCAAAGATGGAGTCACCTATCAGCAGATGCAG GGGATCatagaggagctgctggaggagagcagctACTAcgaggaaacacacagcag GAtctcagagaaaagaaatgaccAAGACAACAAGTGA
- the nek10 gene encoding serine/threonine-protein kinase Nek10 isoform X2, whose product MSNSVRKVRQGEKLPLRSRGTQSKASHDLRRLQSLLAKSSPRQEAAVLSHSKARSSGTSRSGPHPPKDTSRHRSESDINSEVSELEKFSIMYKDQRCFSSHPLHTLFSDILTSLVKNRLCSEWIDHAPAENVLRVLICLRLLIRDPHHQKILHQLQGVNLLARYLESVTAMYISRGEQAFAVQKLVTMTYVFQKLSAGENQRVWVTESGAHRLLSTTDSSVLLGALLALNTLAESPECKEQIGELPIVENLLTILQEYDLLSKRLSAELLRLLSPVWQVREQVRELEGLPVLLSLLYGQHLKLLWSVAWVLVQLCEDPDTRTEIRSWGGVQQLLRLLNSDRQYVSDRSSIETLSSANAAGRIQRQHIREELSRQEEVDNTMALQSACCTVLTELSLDDTSSHHIVQENGVYIITKLILPKNSGPKVTSLQCYAFRTLRFLFSMERNRHLFKRLFPTDLFELFIDVGHYVRDLRAYEGLQTKVSHYTEEELDSLRESIEAVDQNRPPLKVINGYSILDHLGTGAFGSVFKVRKQSGQNLLALKEVNLHNPAFGKDKKSRDSNVEKIISELTIIKEQMTHPNVVKYYKTFLEGDRLYIVMELIEGVPLAEHFSSLKEKQQQFTEDRIWNIFIQMCLALRYLHKEKRIVHRDLSPNNIMLGEKDNVTITDFGLAKQKQENSKLTSVVGTILYSCPEVVKNEPYGEKADVWALGCILYQMAALQPPFYSSNMLSLASKIVEATYEPIEEGAFSERVTDMIRWCLSPDADQRPDIVAVSSRISDLMMRLMDGLYASQNALERRAERDRKRAQKYFLERHECKCLSDLPQEKSSLNAECLTPRSSEASSSNHSGQNISQDEASDVDVETCDTKIDTSAITGNHYGLKSSPCVTPDQMISGGDHTAAKIKPRPGSAGLCVSQKKVRLIDDPIQRLLVQLHKIIYITQLPPHHNTKRRVVERFKKSLFHCGSDPYNLKLELSKLLQASPELMESGLTSSDWFPLIHHFTGDHNAADSTGEGNLKDGVTYQQMQGIIEELLEESSYYEETHSRISEKRNDQDNK is encoded by the exons ATGTCCAATTCAGTTAGAAAAGTGAGACAAGGAGAAAAGTTGCCCCTGAGATCCAGAGGAACCCAGAGCAA GGCATCTCATGATCTCAGGAGGCTTCAGTCCCTGCTTGCCAAAAGCAGCCCCAGACAAGAG GCGGCAGTGTTGAGTCACAGTAAAGCACGCAGCAGTGGGACCAGCAGATCAGGCCCACATCCTCCAAAAGACACCAGCAGACACAGGAGTGAGAGCGACATCAACAGTGAAGTGTCTGAACTGGAAAAATTCAG caTCATGTACAAAGACCAAAGATGTTTCAGCAGCCACCCGCTGCATACACTGTTCTCTGACATCCTCACGTCTTTGGTCAAGAACCGACTCTGCAG TGAATGGATTGACCATGCACCAGCTGAGAATGTCCTTAGAGTTCTGATCTGCCTACGATTATTGATCAGAGATCCCCACCATCAG AAAATCCTGCATCAACTCCAAGGTGTCAATTTACTAGCCAGG TATCTGGAGTCTGTCACTGCCATGTATATATCTCGTGGTGAGCAGGCGTTTGCGGTGCAGAAGCTGGTCACGATGACCT ACGTGTTTCAGAAGCTGTCTGCCGGTGAGAATCAGAGGGTCTGGGTCACCGAGAGCGGCGCTCACAGG CTCCTCTCCACCACAGATAGCAGTGTCCTGCTGGGAGCCCTGCTGGCGCTCAACACTTTGGCTGAGAG cccaGAATGCAAGGAGCAGATTGGAGAGCTGCCTATAGTGGAGAACCTGCTCACGATACTGCAGGAATACGACCTCCTGTCAAAGAG ACTGAGTGCGGAGCTGCTGAGGCTCCTGTCCCCGGTGTGGCAGGTGagggagcaggtgagggagctGGAGGGTCTCCCGGTGCTGCTCAGCCTGCTGTACGGGCAgcacctgaagctgctgtggaGCGTCGCCTGGGTCCTGGTCCAGCTCTGTGAGGACCCCGACACCAGGACGGAGATCAGGAGCTGGGGCGGGGTGCAGCAGCTTCTCCGGCTGCTCAACAG TGACAGGCAGTATGTGTCTGACCGCTCGTCCATCGAGACGCTCTCCAGCGCCAACGCAGCCGGCCGTATCCAAAGACAGCACatcagggaggagctgagccggcaggaggaggtggacaaCACGATGGCCCTGCAGTCAG CCTGCTGTACAGTGCTGACTGAACTCAGTCTAGATGACACATCTTCTCACCACATTGTGCAG GAGAATGGGGTCTATATAATCACAAAGTTGATTTTACCCAAAAACTCTGGACCAAAGGTCACATCCTTACAG TGCTATGCATTTCGGACCCTCCGGTTTCTCTTTAGCATGGAAAGAAACAGACATCTGTTTAAGAG ACTCTTTCCCACGGACCTTTTTGAGTTGTTTATTGATGTTGGACATTATGTACGGGACCTCAGGGCCTACGAGGGACTGCAAACCAAAGTTTCGCACTACACT GAAGAAGAACTTGACAGTCTAAGAGAGAGCATCGAGGCTGTGGACCAGAACCGACCTCCCCTTAAAGTCATCAACGGTTACTCAATACTGGACCATCTGGGCACCGGGGCCTTTGGAAGCGtctttaag GTGCGAAAGCAGAGTGGCCAGAACCTCCTGGCCCTGAAGGAGGTGAACCTCCACAACCCGGCATTCGGCAAAGACAAGAAGTCCAGAGACAGTAATGTGGAGAAAATCATCTCAGAGCTCACAATCATCAAAGAACAG ATGACACATCCAAACGTTGTGAAATATTACAAGACATTTTTGGAAG GAGACAGACTGTACATCGTGATGGAGCTGATCGAGGGAGTCCCGCTGGCTGAACATTTCAGCTCTCtgaaggagaagcagcagcagttcacaGAGGACAGAATCTGGAATATTTTCATACAA ATGTGTCTGGCGCTGCGGTACCTGCACAAGGAGAAGAGAATAGTCCACCGCGACCTCTCTCCTAACAACATCATGCTGGGTGAAAAGGACAACGTCACAATCA CTGACTTCGGCCTCGCTAAGCAGAAACAGGAGAACAGCAAGCTGACGTCAGTGGTCGGCACCATCCTTTACTCCTG tccAGAGGTGGTGAAGAACGAGCCGTATGGAGAGAAAGCTGATGTCTGGGCTTTGGGCTGCATCCTCTACCAGATGGCTGCTTTACAGCCTCCTTTCTATAGCAGCAACATGTTGTCGCTGGCAAGCAAG ATTGTCGAGGCCACGTACGAGCCAATTGAAGAAGGAGCTTTCTCAGAGAGAGTCACAGACATGATCAGATG GTGTTTGAGTCCAGATGCAGACCAGCGGCCCGACATTGTGGCCGTCAGCTCCAGGATCTCCGACCTCATGATGAGGCTGATGGACGGCCTCTACGcttcccagaatgcactggagagaagagcagagagggacaggaaaCGAGCACAGAAGTACTTCCTGGAAAGACACGAATGCAAATGTCTCTCAGACCTGCCTCAG gaaaaatcCTCATTAAATGCTGAATGTCTGACTCCACGCTCCTCTGAAGCCTCCAGTTCAAACCACAGCGGGCAGAATATCAGTCAAG ATGAGGCCtcagatgttgatgttgaaactTGTGATACCAAAATCGACACCTCGGCTATTACAGGAAACCACTACG GTCTAAAGTCCAGTCCCTGTGTGACACCTGACCAAATGATATCTGG TGGGGATCACACTGCTGCAAAGATTAAACCAAGACCAG GTTCAGCGGGGCTCTGTGTCTCCCAGAAGAAGGTTCGGCTGATCGATGATCCCATTCAGAGGCTCCTCGTGCAGCTGCACAAGATTATTTACATCACTCAA CTTCCACCACATCACAACACCAAACGACGGGTCGTCGAAAGATTTAAGAAGTCTCTGTTCCACTGTGGGAGCGATCCATACAACCTGAAGCTGGAGCTCAGCAAG ctcctccaggctTCTCCAGAGCTGATGGAGTCAGGTTTGACCAGTTCAGACTGGTTTCCCCTGATCCACCACTTCACAGGAGACCACAATGCCGCTGACAGTACAG GTGAAGGGAACCTCAAAGATGGAGTCACCTATCAGCAGATGCAG GGGATCatagaggagctgctggaggagagcagctACTAcgaggaaacacacagcag GAtctcagagaaaagaaatgaccAAGACAACAAGTGA